The Maridesulfovibrio hydrothermalis AM13 = DSM 14728 DNA window GCCCGAAATATCAGCAAATCCATGCGCGGTTTCTTCTTTTACAGCATTATATTCGCCACATGCAGTTGCATCCTTGGAATAATCATTCCCATGCAATACGAAATACCAGTTCCTTCCGGTGGAGCAATAATCATCATTGCCGCCACTTTTTTTGCTGCAACAGCCCTGCTGCGCACCGCACTGCCTTCTTTCAGGGAAGCTTCCATATAAAAGGATCAAATATGAAAAAAATTATTATTATCTTTATATTAACCAGCCTCATGGGTTGTGTTAAACAGCTAAATGTTCAGCCGCCAACTTCAAATATGACTATCATTACTTCTCTTAAGGCTACTTATTTATTAGCACAAACCCTAACTCAAAATACTCCAATTAATGTGGAACTTGTTGTACCGAAAAACTACTCAATGAATTCACATGCAAGATATTTTAAAAGTCACAATCTAAAATTACATGATGCGGCAATAAAGTCGTCCGCTTGCATCACAATCAGGTCAGTCTGGAATCATGATGATCTGTATCCATTTTCCCGCCGCAGCAATGTTCGCATAGTAGAAATAGATGGCTCCTCACCTGTGGATAAAACGCAAGCGGGAGTTAAGTTGGTAAAAATTACAGGTACAGATATAATTTCCCCGTACATTTGGAGATCGCCGGCAAACCTTACAAAAATGGCTGATTTTATAAGTAAAGACATCTGCCAGCTTTATCCTGATCAGGCTTCCAACATAAATTCAAATTTAAAATTATTGAAAAAAAATTTATTCAAACTACGCACAAAATATGAATTAAAATTTGCTGAGCTTGAAGCAGTGGAAGCAATCAGTTTAACCGCTGATTTCGACTATTTGATCTCTGAATTTGGAATTGATGTAACAGAATACTTTCTAAAGCAGGAAATTGACTGGGACAAAAAAGATTATGACGCGTTATCAAAAAGCATAATCAATAACGGGACAAAAATTGTTATTTGTAAAAGAATCCCTCAAAAAAAATTGTATAAAACAATCATTACAAGCGGGGCGAAGCCCGTTGTGCTTACAACTCTAACTATTGCACAGGGTACAAATCTTACACCTAAAACAAAACTGCTAAATTTATATTCATTAAATCTGGATTCAATATACTCTGGACTTGCAATAGTTAAAAATAAAGCCTCCGATTAGATATCCGAAGGCTTTAACATCTAAAATATAGCAGTCCCCCAAGATCTGAATCAGACTAATATTTCTTCTTCAGATAATTAAGCTTAAACCGCACTGCATATGGATTAGGGTAAGTGTCTACAACCTGTTCCAAAAGTTCGGCAGCTCTCTTATATTCATGCCTGTGTTCATAAATATCGGCAAGCATGAACGCTGCTTCGGCGTGGATATCTTCCGGTACTCCGTCCATTTTATTCAGCCTTTCAAGCTCTGATTCAGCTCGCTCCCAAGCCTGAATAAGGGTCAGGGTGTGGGCCATTTCAAAAAGTGCTCTGGCTTTGGTTTTAATATCTTTGGTAGACTCAGCCAAGTCACTATACGTGTAAATAGCAAGATCATAATTTCTGAGCTTACGGAAAGTTTCAGCCAGCGTAACTCTTGTGGAATCAAGCTGCTCCTGCGGCTGGTCGGGAAATTCTAAACTTTTTTCCAGAGCTTCAACGGCAATTTTGTATTGACCGTTACGGATATACATTTCAGCCAGCTTTCTTTTCAGCTTAGCTGCAAGTGCTCCATTATGCCCGAATTCAAGATACATTGCTTCAAGGATAGATGCGCCCCGTTCACTGTCATGGCGAACTTCATAGGCTATTTTAACCAGATAATCCCAGGCTTCAAAACGATTACTGCCTTGCGGGTTATCCTGTAGATATCTTTCGAATCCTTTTTCAGCATCAACATAA harbors:
- a CDS encoding metal ABC transporter solute-binding protein, Zn/Mn family; this translates as MKKIIIIFILTSLMGCVKQLNVQPPTSNMTIITSLKATYLLAQTLTQNTPINVELVVPKNYSMNSHARYFKSHNLKLHDAAIKSSACITIRSVWNHDDLYPFSRRSNVRIVEIDGSSPVDKTQAGVKLVKITGTDIISPYIWRSPANLTKMADFISKDICQLYPDQASNINSNLKLLKKNLFKLRTKYELKFAELEAVEAISLTADFDYLISEFGIDVTEYFLKQEIDWDKKDYDALSKSIINNGTKIVICKRIPQKKLYKTIITSGAKPVVLTTLTIAQGTNLTPKTKLLNLYSLNLDSIYSGLAIVKNKASD
- a CDS encoding tetratricopeptide repeat protein codes for the protein MRRCLIIIFASLFLMVQGCEKTADETSQVIEKARSNFISGFYVDAEKGFERYLQDNPQGSNRFEAWDYLVKIAYEVRHDSERGASILEAMYLEFGHNGALAAKLKRKLAEMYIRNGQYKIAVEALEKSLEFPDQPQEQLDSTRVTLAETFRKLRNYDLAIYTYSDLAESTKDIKTKARALFEMAHTLTLIQAWERAESELERLNKMDGVPEDIHAEAAFMLADIYEHRHEYKRAAELLEQVVDTYPNPYAVRFKLNYLKKKY